The following is a genomic window from Candidatus Omnitrophota bacterium.
TTGTTTTGTCATGTTCTTTTCTATGCCTTTCCGCGTCTTTCTTCCAATTCTTTGCGAACCCTGTGAGTATCATTTTCAGTAAATTTTATACTGAAAATAAAAATTATTGCAATAATGGATGCTATGATTGGAATAGAAACGTCAAAGACTCTCATCCAAAATAAAGTATCTAAAGATTGTCCAATGCCTTTTCCTTGATCAAACCCTGTCCAGGCAAGCATCGCACCTCCAAGGAGTCCTGCGAGAGCAAGCCCCATTTTAACCATCCACCAATAGACTGCCGTAAACATTCCTTCACGACGCTCGCCTGTTTCTAACTCATCAACATCGCATATATCGGCAAGCATTGATAAAAAGATAGTAAAGATTGATCCTAGTCCAAAGGCAATAAATGGTGCACATAGTAAAAGTAAAAAGTGAGATTTAGCAATAAACCAGCAGACTTGTACAAAATTAATAAAACCTGTGCCGTTTAGCATTTGCCATAATTCGCTATTTGCTGGATGAACCTGAAGATATGCAGGCCATTTCATGGCAAAACCAATGATAGAAAGTGGGATTGCAACAAAAAAGGCTTTCTTTTTTCCTAATCGCTTGGAGAGCCATACAATTCTCGGAATAACAATTGTCATACAAATAGCGCTAAATGTTCCATAGACTCCAAGTAATTTTCCTCCCGCAGCATAAGCAAGGCCTGTATCAGGAGCATTTTTAAAAACATGAAAGAAAATAACCCAAAGAATAAATGTAGAACTAAGCATAAAACCATTGAAGATTAAGAATGTGCCTGCGCAAATTTTAACAAACAGCTTGATTTTAAATGTAAGGACAATATTATCAAATAATTTTTTAAGAACAGGATTGGCGTAAAGCAAAAGGAAGATGCCAGAAAATAAAGCGCCACCTAAGAAAACAGTTGTAATTCTTATAGGTAAGGAAAACCAAGGAAAATCTGTTTTGCTGATATAAAAAGAAAAGAAAAAGGCAAGGATGCTACTCGCAACATAGAGTTTAGATAAAAACTTTGTATTATGTGAAGTTACATTTTTGAGGTAATTACCTGTTATTTTTTCTGGTTTTGGTAAGTTTCCGAAACGCTCTTTATTAAAAATAGCAGGCAGAATGCCCCCGATGATTATAATAAGACCGATAAAAATGGAGACAACGCGTGCTCCAAGAACAGGATCTGCTTGTCCTGTTTCAGGATTTGAAAACCAGTTTTTATTGTACAAAATTGCCCAACACCAAGGAGCGAGTAACCAAGGAATCTGAGCCATAATTCTGCTCCAGCCTTGTAGGGCTGTTCGTTCATGGTAATCAGGTGTCATTTCATAACCTAAGGCAAGCCAAGGAATTGAAAAACAAGTGAAAGCTCCAAAAAAGATGATTTGAAGTATTAAGAAATACCAGCCGTTGAATGTTTTGCTATTTTCTGGATAAAGCTGAAACATGAGAAAATAACAAATTCCGGCGATAATTGCTCCCCAGAAAATAAATGGCTTACGCCTTCCATATTTTGTTCGGGTATTATCTGAGCTAAAACCAACAACAGGATCTAGGACGCCATCAAAAACGCGCGGAACAAATCCAATTAGCCCTACTATGGCAGGGTTTAGTCCTAAGCCTAGGATTAAAATTGCAACCATTTGGCCAATCCAAGCGGCCTGACTATCATTGGCCATTGATCCTAAGCCGTAGATGAATTTGTGAAAAACGGGAATACGATCTTCTGGGGCTGTTGCATGGTGGGTTGATTGGCCCGTTGCGTTTGGCATTAATGTCTCCTTAATATTAATTTTTTATATAGATATATATTGGATATTTATTCTTATTAGAAGTTTCGTATTATAACAAACAAACTTGGTGTGCACAAACTATTTATTGGCTAAAGTAGAGTTAGCGTGGCAATTTAAATGAATAGTATTGTAGGATGATTATTTCATTTGGCATACATTTCTGGACAAAAGCAAATATCATTGTTAGAATTTAGAAAAAACGATTAGGTTTTGGTAAAAGAATTATGGTAAAATTAATGAAATAGAGGGTGACCTTATGGGAAAAAAAGAGAAACGACAATTTATTCGGCATCCTTTGTCTTTGCCTCTTGCTTATGAAGTTGTTGGTTTAGAAGATGATCTTGGGGGAGAAGAAAGTCGAACTGAAACAATCAATGCAAGTATCGGAGGATTGCTTTTTGCTGGAAAGAATCCGGTAGATATAGGTTCTGTGGTTTCTGTAAAAATGCCTCTTGAAGATAAAATGTTTAATGTTCAGGCGAAAGTTGTCAGATGCATCCAGAATTCCGAGACAAAGCTTTATGATATTGCTGTAAGTTTTTTTAGGTTACGTGAAGCATTTAAGGTAAAAATGATTGAGCAAATTTATTTGATTTCTGAATATCGTGATTTAATTAATTTTCAGACTGGTAAAGAAATTTCTCTTGAGGAAGCTTCTCGCAAATGGGTTAAGCGATATTCTAAGCGGTTTAAAAAACTTTATTGGTAAGCTTTGAGAGCTTAGCCAGGCATCCTTTTCTTTTTTTTAAATTGTGTTAGTAGTTTGCCTTGAAGTCCCCATTTTATTAGTAAAATCAATCTTTTGAGAGTTAGCAAAAAAATTAAAAAAAGACCTTTGATATATTTTGGTTCTTTCCACCACTGATTAGGAAGAACAAACCATTTTGTTCCTTTTCTATCGAACATGTTTTTTATTAGCCCTTTTAATCGTTTTGGTTGAAGGAAATATAACATATTTGCTTGAATGACATCTTCAATGATTTCTTCAGGGGTGGAACCTTGCGGATAGTAAGGCAAGAAAGACCGGTTAGGACTATTAGACGCTAAAACACCAGTCGGCGTAAAATTTTCCCAATGTCCTATGATATTTAGATTGTTTTCTCTTTTAGCAACATCATAAAATTTTGTCCCAGGATAAGGTGTCGCATTGTTAAATCGTGCTTTATCTGGACTTAATGATACGGCTAAATTAAACGATGCAACTCGGTCGGCTCTTGTTTCTCCAGGGATTCCATAAATAAAAGTTGTATCGATGCCAAAATTGTATTTTTTAGCAAGCTGAATTCCTTTTACGATATCCGAGACGGTTTCATTTTTGTTAATAAATTTCATTAATTTCTCGCTTGCAGTTTCTACTCCGATGTTGAGCCCAGTGAAATTAGCGGATCTAAGCTCTTTTAATATTTCATCATCGATGCAATCTCCGCGGGTTGATATTGAATATTCGGCTTTTGTATGCAAATTGTTCTGAATAATTGCTTGGCAAAGGTCTCGAACTCTTGTTTTGCTGACAGTAAAAATATCATCAAGGAATACAATGTTTGAAGGTTGGTACATTGTTGTTAGCGTTTGTAATTCAGCAATGACTTTTTCGGTCGATCGATAGCGAAAGACATTTCCGTTAATGATTCGCTGGCTACAAAAAGCACAATTGTAGGGACATCCTCTCGATGAGATCATAAATCCCATATCGTAAATTTTGGAGTCAAACATATGAAAAGGGATGCTGGGCAGAGAGTTGATGTCGATTAAAGGGGCTATTGGGTTATGGATTATGGTACCGTTAGATCGATAAGAGCAAGATAAGATATCTTTGAAGTTTTTCCCTTGGCGATGATGGAGCACGATTTGTTCTATGACGGGTTCTCCTTCGCCTCTGACAACAAGGTCTACGCAAGGGTTTCCAAGCACTTCTTCCGGAAGAACCGTACAATGAATTCCTCCGAAAACAATGGTTGATTCTGGAAAAATAGATTTGATTAAATTGGCTAGCTTGTAGCCGCGGCTGATCGTAGGGGTTAAGCAGCTTACGCCAAATAATTGTTTTTTATTATTTGTCATTTGAAGAAGTTTTTCTTTGGTTATCATTTCGACTTCTTCATCAATGATTTTTACGTTGTAATTTTTATCTTCTAGATAAGATGCGATATATCCGATTGATAACGGGATACTTTTAGCAATCAAGAAGTCAAAAGATTGAAGCGTGTTGCTTTTTGGATTTATTAATATGATGTCGTACATATTTCTTGATAAAATAAGATCGAACGCTTAAGATAGTTCTCGCATTTCTTTAAGGTACGCAATAGTTAAGATATTTTATATTAACAGAAGGATTCTTGCGTAGCAAAGGAAAGATTCAAAATCAAGATCGCAGGTAAGTTGCTGCAAGATGTTATCTAAGGTAGAGAAAATATGATAAGCAGATTTAAGGGGGCAGGGATTATATTTCTTAATTTTGTTTAACATTGTGCTAATATAACTAAACAATTTTATCATTTTAAAAGAGGAGGCGATTTATGAGCTTAAATAGTGTTAATATTATGGGAAATTTAACGAGAGATCCGGAATTAAAATATATTCCATCTGGGAAAGCGGTCTGTAGCATCTCTATTGCTAATAATCGGTTTTATTCTAAAGGCGATGAAAAAGTAAAGGAAACTT
Proteins encoded in this region:
- a CDS encoding PilZ domain-containing protein, with product MGKKEKRQFIRHPLSLPLAYEVVGLEDDLGGEESRTETINASIGGLLFAGKNPVDIGSVVSVKMPLEDKMFNVQAKVVRCIQNSETKLYDIAVSFFRLREAFKVKMIEQIYLISEYRDLINFQTGKEISLEEASRKWVKRYSKRFKKLYW
- a CDS encoding MFS transporter yields the protein MPNATGQSTHHATAPEDRIPVFHKFIYGLGSMANDSQAAWIGQMVAILILGLGLNPAIVGLIGFVPRVFDGVLDPVVGFSSDNTRTKYGRRKPFIFWGAIIAGICYFLMFQLYPENSKTFNGWYFLILQIIFFGAFTCFSIPWLALGYEMTPDYHERTALQGWSRIMAQIPWLLAPWCWAILYNKNWFSNPETGQADPVLGARVVSIFIGLIIIIGGILPAIFNKERFGNLPKPEKITGNYLKNVTSHNTKFLSKLYVASSILAFFFSFYISKTDFPWFSLPIRITTVFLGGALFSGIFLLLYANPVLKKLFDNIVLTFKIKLFVKICAGTFLIFNGFMLSSTFILWVIFFHVFKNAPDTGLAYAAGGKLLGVYGTFSAICMTIVIPRIVWLSKRLGKKKAFFVAIPLSIIGFAMKWPAYLQVHPANSELWQMLNGTGFINFVQVCWFIAKSHFLLLLCAPFIAFGLGSIFTIFLSMLADICDVDELETGERREGMFTAVYWWMVKMGLALAGLLGGAMLAWTGFDQGKGIGQSLDTLFWMRVFDVSIPIIASIIAIIFIFSIKFTENDTHRVRKELEERRGKA
- a CDS encoding radical SAM protein gives rise to the protein MYDIILINPKSNTLQSFDFLIAKSIPLSIGYIASYLEDKNYNVKIIDEEVEMITKEKLLQMTNNKKQLFGVSCLTPTISRGYKLANLIKSIFPESTIVFGGIHCTVLPEEVLGNPCVDLVVRGEGEPVIEQIVLHHRQGKNFKDILSCSYRSNGTIIHNPIAPLIDINSLPSIPFHMFDSKIYDMGFMISSRGCPYNCAFCSQRIINGNVFRYRSTEKVIAELQTLTTMYQPSNIVFLDDIFTVSKTRVRDLCQAIIQNNLHTKAEYSISTRGDCIDDEILKELRSANFTGLNIGVETASEKLMKFINKNETVSDIVKGIQLAKKYNFGIDTTFIYGIPGETRADRVASFNLAVSLSPDKARFNNATPYPGTKFYDVAKRENNLNIIGHWENFTPTGVLASNSPNRSFLPYYPQGSTPEEIIEDVIQANMLYFLQPKRLKGLIKNMFDRKGTKWFVLPNQWWKEPKYIKGLFLIFLLTLKRLILLIKWGLQGKLLTQFKKKKRMPG